In one window of Duganella dendranthematis DNA:
- a CDS encoding efflux RND transporter periplasmic adaptor subunit, producing the protein MLILKRPLLLAALLLAAGASLAYALRAKPSTTAVAKPPPLVSVTVARQQDLPLELAAQGHLVALNQVEVRPQMTAVIVSIHFKEGDDVAAGQLLFTLDDTDARAQLQRSEAQAAQIRAQLADAKRDYGRSSELVKSNFITSSAVDTAASKVEALQAQLKAAQADIDSAHVVLTHTRIMAPVAARTGAVAVHPGSLAQTSAAAPLVTLVQFAPIGVEFNLPEQYLAAILAARAQGPLRVQLDSPDGTPVNGELSFINNVVNTDSGTISLKATFPNPHRNLWPGAYARVTVLAGSDRNAVTLPPQAVLEGPDGRFVYLASAENKAVRQAVSLLRVQDGQAVVSGLTGGSRVVLEGGANLRAGDAIRIDAASSAKTAGGKP; encoded by the coding sequence ATGCTGATACTCAAACGTCCCCTGCTTCTTGCCGCGCTGCTATTGGCCGCCGGCGCTTCTTTGGCCTACGCGCTGCGTGCCAAGCCCTCCACCACGGCGGTCGCCAAACCGCCGCCGCTGGTCAGCGTGACCGTCGCGCGGCAGCAGGATTTGCCGCTGGAATTGGCGGCGCAAGGCCATCTGGTGGCGCTGAACCAGGTTGAAGTGAGGCCGCAGATGACGGCGGTGATCGTCAGCATCCACTTCAAGGAGGGTGACGATGTGGCGGCCGGCCAGTTGCTGTTCACGCTGGACGATACCGACGCCCGCGCGCAATTGCAGCGTAGCGAGGCGCAGGCGGCGCAGATTCGCGCGCAATTGGCCGATGCCAAGCGCGATTACGGCCGTTCATCGGAGTTAGTCAAGTCGAACTTTATTACGTCCAGCGCGGTTGATACGGCGGCCAGCAAGGTTGAGGCGTTGCAGGCGCAGCTGAAGGCGGCGCAGGCGGATATCGACAGTGCGCATGTGGTGTTGACGCATACCCGGATCATGGCGCCGGTGGCGGCGCGCACTGGCGCTGTAGCGGTGCATCCGGGCAGTCTGGCGCAGACAAGCGCTGCCGCACCGCTGGTGACGTTGGTACAGTTCGCGCCAATCGGCGTTGAGTTTAACTTGCCGGAGCAGTATTTGGCGGCGATTTTGGCGGCTCGCGCGCAAGGGCCGCTGCGCGTACAGCTCGATAGTCCGGACGGCACGCCGGTTAATGGCGAGCTCAGTTTTATCAATAATGTGGTCAATACGGATAGCGGCACCATTAGTTTGAAGGCCACGTTTCCCAACCCGCATCGTAACTTGTGGCCGGGAGCATATGCCCGCGTGACGGTGCTGGCGGGCTCGGACCGCAATGCGGTGACGTTGCCGCCGCAAGCGGTGCTGGAGGGGCCGGACGGACGGTTTGTCTATCTGGCGAGCGCGGAGAACAAGGCGGTTCGGCAGGCGGTCAGCCTGCTGCGCGTGCAGGATGGACAGGCGGTGGTGTCCGGCCTGACCGGCGGCAGCCGCGTGGTGCTGGAAGGCGGCGCCAACCTGCGCGCTGGTGACGCCATTCGGATCGACGCAGCATCGTCGGCCAAGACAGCGGGCGGCAAGCCATGA